Proteins encoded together in one Mobula hypostoma chromosome 9, sMobHyp1.1, whole genome shotgun sequence window:
- the LOC134351286 gene encoding transcriptional regulator Myc-A-like — protein sequence MPLTASPFLGKSYNYDYDYDSFQPVFYDEEENFYHQQLPAPSEDIWKKFELLPTPPLSPSRRPSFSLYPSNADQLEMVTEFLGDDLVNQSFICDSESIIIQDCMWSGFSAAAKLEKVVSERLASLQASRKETGTPCTGVPSSSPCSRSSPTPPLRSPPSVPAADAATAPRRLGSLGLGAASAYLQDLSAAVAECIDPSVVFPYPFAEHKSGLHLPPGDATPPATDTPSDSEEEQDDEEEDDEDEEEEEDEEEIDVVTVEKRQPSARRAELNTNTAGLVRPHHSPLVLKRCHVPIHQHNYAAPSPQPPAKRLRMESSRILKQISTNSKSKCPSPRMSDSEEIDKRRTHNVLERQRRNELKRSFFALRDQIPEVAKNDRAAKVVILKKATEHIMSIQSDEQRLMSEKEQLRRKREQLKHRLEQLRNSSKQRY from the exons ATGCCTCTGACTGCATCTCCTTTCCTGGGGAAAAGCTACAACTATGATTACGATTACGACTCCTTCCAGCCGGTGTTCTATGACGAGGAGGAGAATTTTTATCACCAACAGTTGCCGGCTCCGAGCGAGGATATCTGGAAGAAGTTTGAGCTGCTGCCCACCCCTCCCCTGTCCCCCAGCCGGCGACCCAGCTTTAGCTTGTATCCTTCTAACGCCGACCAGCTGGAAATGGTCACGGAGTTCCTGGGCGATGACTTGGTAAACCAGAGCTTCATCTGCGACTCGGAATCCATTATCATTCAGGATTGTATGTGGAGTGGCTTCTCGGCCGCCGCCAAACTGGAGAAGGTGGTGAGTGAGAGGCTGGCGTCCCTGCAGGCTTCGAGGAAGGAGACGGGAACTCCATGTACCGGTGTGCCCTCTTCGTCTCCGTGCAGTCGCTCTTCACCGACACCACCGCTGCGGTCGCCGCCGTCTGTGCCTGCAGCCGACGCCGCTACTGCGCCCCGCCGCTTGGGCTCGCTGGGGCTGGGCGCAGCCTCCGCTTATCTGCAGGACCTGAGCGCCGCCGTGGCCGAGTGCATCGACCCTTCCGTCGTCTTCCCTTACCCCTTCGCCGAGCACAAAAGTGGCTTGCACCTACCACCGGGAGACGCAACTCCTCCCGCCACGGACACGCCGAGTGACTCCG AAGAAGAACAAGATGACGAGGAAGAGGACGACgaagatgaggaggaggaggaggatgaggaagAGATTGACGTGGTTACAGTTGAGAAGAGACAGCCCTCAGCCAGGAGGGCAGAGCTGAACACCAATACAGCTGGTTTGGTCAGGCCTCATCACAGCCCCCTGGTCCTAAAGCGCTGTCACGTCCCCATCCACCAGCACAACTACGCTGCCCCCTCCCCACAGCCCCCGGCAAAGCGGCTCAGAATGGAGAGCAGCCGCATCCTCAAGCAAATTAGTACCAACAGTAAAAGCAAGTGCCCAAGTCCTAGGATGTCGGACTCAGAGGAGATCGACAAGAGGAGGACGCACAATGTGTTGGAGCGACAGCGCAGGAACGAGCTGAAGCGGAGCTTCTTCGCCCTGAGGGACCAGATTCCAGAGGTGGCCAAGAATGACAGGGCGGCCAAGGTGGTCATACTCAAAAAGGCCACTGAGCACATAATGTCCATCCAGTCGGATGAGCAGAGACTGATGTCAGAGAAGGAGCAATtgaggaggaaacgggagcagtTGAAGCACAGGCTTGAGCAGCTGAGGAACTCTAGCAAACAGAGATATTAG